Proteins encoded in a region of the Rhodococcus sp. SBT000017 genome:
- a CDS encoding alpha/beta hydrolase family protein, producing the protein MLGRRKSRSEDKRGGSWGRRAATSMLMAVVLPLGLAVAGGGATANAAFDGNAIDVWTDSSMGPIKSRVWRAADGNTNRVVYLLDGLRATTDISGWEHETDAGAVLAGYNINVVQPVGGQSSFYSDWYAPSNFNGQQTTYKWETFLTQNLRENLRANWGFNPNRNGVIGISMGGSAALTLAAYHPDQFSYAGSLSGYLNISAPGMREAMRLALLDSGRYNIDAMWGPPWDPAWLRNDPFVFAPRLRDNGTRVWVFAGSGLPGGLDRPRSFIDYYNTGNGMGLEAIALANSRAFQIRMASIGANNVTYAFPAVGTHQWGYWGEQIRIMAPDLSANIGN; encoded by the coding sequence ATGCTGGGTAGAAGGAAGAGCCGGTCCGAGGACAAGCGGGGTGGGTCCTGGGGACGCCGCGCCGCCACGTCCATGCTGATGGCGGTGGTCCTCCCACTGGGATTGGCTGTAGCCGGCGGTGGCGCAACTGCCAACGCTGCCTTCGACGGCAATGCCATCGACGTCTGGACGGACTCGAGCATGGGTCCGATCAAGAGTCGCGTCTGGCGCGCCGCGGACGGCAACACCAACCGTGTCGTCTACCTCCTCGACGGGCTGCGGGCCACCACCGACATCTCCGGCTGGGAGCACGAGACCGACGCCGGTGCCGTTCTGGCCGGATACAACATCAACGTCGTCCAGCCGGTCGGCGGACAGTCGAGCTTCTACTCCGACTGGTACGCACCGTCGAACTTCAACGGCCAGCAGACCACGTACAAGTGGGAGACCTTCCTGACGCAGAACCTGCGTGAGAACCTGCGCGCCAACTGGGGCTTCAACCCCAACCGCAACGGTGTCATCGGTATCTCGATGGGTGGCTCTGCTGCTCTGACGCTCGCTGCCTACCACCCGGACCAGTTCAGCTACGCAGGCTCGCTGTCCGGTTACCTGAACATCTCCGCTCCCGGCATGCGTGAAGCGATGCGTCTGGCTTTGCTCGACTCCGGTCGCTACAACATCGACGCGATGTGGGGACCGCCGTGGGATCCGGCGTGGCTGCGCAACGACCCGTTCGTCTTCGCGCCTCGTCTGCGCGACAACGGAACCCGCGTGTGGGTGTTCGCAGGTAGCGGTCTGCCCGGCGGACTCGATCGCCCGCGGAGCTTCATCGACTACTACAACACCGGCAACGGCATGGGCCTCGAGGCCATCGCACTGGCGAACAGTCGGGCGTTCCAGATCCGGATGGCCAGCATCGGTGCCAACAACGTCACGTATGCGTTCCCGGCCGTCGGTACCCACCAGTGGGGCTACTGGGGCGAGCAGATCCGCATCATGGCACCGGACCTGAGCGCCAACATCGGTAACTGA
- a CDS encoding decaprenyl-phosphate phosphoribosyltransferase — MSEDAAPVGAPPKNLADGIVKALRPRQWVKNVLVLAAPLAAGSVTDPDVLLSVALAFVVFCFAASGVYLVNDALDVEADRAHPTKRFRPIAAGVLPVNIAYAMAVVSLGLAIGLSFIANWKLALVIGVYIAIQLAYCFGLKHQAVLDICIVSSGFLLRAIAGGVAASIPLSQWFLLIMAFGSLFMAAGKRYAELQLAERTGAKIRKSLENYTTTYLRFVWTLSATAVVICYGLWAFQEDAGTGANWFAISMIPFTIAILRYAVDVDGGEAGEPEEIALGDRVLQLLAIAWIGVVGVAVYLA, encoded by the coding sequence ATGAGCGAGGATGCCGCACCCGTAGGCGCACCGCCGAAGAACCTGGCGGACGGCATCGTCAAGGCGCTTCGTCCGCGTCAGTGGGTCAAGAACGTCCTGGTGCTGGCTGCACCGTTGGCGGCGGGCTCGGTCACCGACCCCGACGTTCTGCTGTCCGTCGCGCTCGCGTTCGTCGTGTTCTGCTTCGCCGCGTCCGGGGTCTACCTGGTCAACGACGCCCTGGATGTCGAAGCCGACCGCGCGCACCCCACCAAGCGATTCCGGCCGATCGCCGCGGGCGTACTGCCGGTCAACATCGCCTACGCGATGGCGGTTGTCTCGCTCGGTCTCGCCATCGGTCTCTCGTTCATCGCGAACTGGAAGCTGGCGCTGGTCATCGGCGTCTACATCGCGATTCAGCTGGCGTACTGCTTCGGCCTCAAGCACCAGGCCGTGCTCGACATCTGCATCGTCTCCTCGGGCTTCCTGCTCCGGGCGATCGCCGGTGGGGTCGCTGCCTCGATTCCGCTGTCGCAGTGGTTCCTGCTGATCATGGCGTTCGGTTCGCTGTTCATGGCGGCCGGTAAGCGCTACGCGGAGCTCCAGCTGGCCGAACGCACCGGAGCGAAGATCCGCAAATCGCTCGAGAACTACACCACCACGTACCTGCGATTCGTCTGGACACTGTCTGCGACCGCCGTCGTCATCTGTTACGGCCTGTGGGCGTTCCAGGAAGATGCCGGCACGGGTGCCAACTGGTTCGCCATCTCGATGATTCCGTTTACTATCGCAATCCTGCGATACGCAGTGGATGTCGATGGCGGCGAGGCAGGCGAACCCGAAGAGATCGCGTTGGGAGACAGGGTTCTGCAGCTGCTCGCCATAGCGTGGATCGGAGTGGTTGGTGTCGCTGTCTACCTCGCCTGA
- the glf gene encoding UDP-galactopyranose mutase has protein sequence MTAVSPETTSSDASVTGRYDLIVVGSGFFGLTVAERAASQLGKRVLVLDRRHHLGGNAYSEAEPETGIEIHKYGAHLFHTSNKRVWDYVNKFTDFTGYQHRVFALHKGQSYQFPMGLGLISQFFGKYFSPAEARALIDEQSSEFDSKDAQNFEEKAISLIGRPLYEAFIKDYTAKQWQTDPKNLPAGNITRLPVRYTFDNRYFNDTYEGLPVDGYTAWLEKMAADEKIEVRLNTDWFDVKAELVAESPDAPIVYTGPLDRYFDYSEGELGWRTIDFETEVLPTGDFQGTPVMNYNDGDVPFIRIHEFRHFHPERQYPTDKTVIMREFSRFAKSGDEPYYPINTPDDRQKLEAYRDRAKTEAASNRVLFGGRLGTYQYLDMHMAIASALNMYENTLVPHFETGAPLAGDK, from the coding sequence GTGACTGCTGTAAGCCCCGAGACCACCTCTTCCGACGCCTCCGTGACCGGCCGATACGACCTCATCGTCGTCGGATCCGGGTTCTTCGGACTGACCGTGGCGGAGCGGGCGGCGTCCCAGTTGGGCAAGCGTGTCCTCGTGCTGGATCGGCGGCACCACCTGGGCGGCAATGCGTACTCGGAGGCCGAGCCCGAGACGGGTATCGAGATACACAAGTACGGCGCCCATCTGTTCCACACCTCGAACAAGCGGGTCTGGGACTACGTCAACAAGTTCACCGACTTCACCGGCTACCAGCACCGCGTCTTCGCTCTGCACAAGGGCCAGTCGTATCAGTTCCCGATGGGCCTGGGTCTGATCTCGCAGTTCTTCGGCAAGTACTTCTCGCCTGCCGAGGCGCGGGCTCTCATCGACGAGCAGTCCAGTGAATTCGACTCGAAGGACGCGCAGAACTTCGAGGAGAAGGCGATCTCGTTGATCGGACGCCCCCTGTACGAGGCGTTCATCAAGGATTACACCGCCAAGCAGTGGCAGACCGATCCGAAGAATCTGCCCGCAGGCAACATCACAAGGTTGCCGGTGCGGTACACGTTCGACAACCGCTACTTCAACGACACCTACGAGGGACTGCCGGTCGACGGCTACACCGCGTGGCTCGAGAAGATGGCCGCCGACGAGAAGATCGAGGTCCGGTTGAACACGGACTGGTTCGACGTCAAGGCCGAGCTCGTGGCCGAGAGCCCCGACGCCCCCATCGTCTACACCGGCCCACTGGACCGCTACTTCGACTACTCCGAAGGCGAACTCGGCTGGCGCACAATCGATTTCGAGACCGAGGTGCTCCCGACGGGCGACTTCCAGGGCACTCCGGTGATGAACTACAACGACGGCGACGTGCCGTTCATCCGGATCCACGAGTTCCGGCACTTCCACCCCGAGCGCCAGTACCCGACCGACAAGACGGTCATCATGCGTGAGTTCTCCCGCTTCGCCAAGAGCGGCGACGAGCCGTACTACCCGATCAACACTCCCGACGACCGGCAGAAGCTCGAGGCCTACCGCGACCGCGCCAAGACCGAAGCAGCCTCCAACCGAGTGTTGTTCGGTGGTCGCCTCGGCACCTACCAGTACCTGGACATGCACATGGCCATCGCGAGCGCGCTGAACATGTACGAGAACACCCTGGTTCCGCACTTCGAGACCGGCGCACCCCTGGCAGGCGACAAGTGA
- a CDS encoding glycosyltransferase yields MTAKHLLADGVADISPILGKSLLQRVLLPRSGEPLDVRTLYLEEALTNAKRAHSLSRTSVTVGAESEVSFCTYFNAFPASYWRRYSILKSVVLRVEVSGHCRIDVYRSKADASRIHVEGREAVDGDAAQEFLIDLGPFEDGGWIWFDITSDSEVVLESAGWYAPIEAPGDATVAVGIPTFNRPTDAVKALVALGSDPLVLEVIQAVIMPDQGTRKAKDEPGFDEAAAALGGRLAIHDQANLGGSGGYSRIMYEALNNTECQHILFMDDDIEIEPDSILRALAMSRFAKVPTLVGGQMLNLQARSHLHVMGEVIDRSNFMWTGAQNVEYDHDFSEDPLRTSKLLHRRIDVDYNGWWMCMIPRVVAEELGQPLPLFIKWDDTEYGLRARDAGYPTVTLPGAAIWHMAWSDKDDAIDWQAYFHLRNRLVVASLHMPGDGKGLVLDTVKATIKHLLCLEYSTVAIQNLAIRDFLAGPEHILDILPTALPTVHALRKEFPDAIVVGSSTELPLASGEEVGAVGLPTNPLAKISRLAKGLLHNAKPAHTQHHDRPQLNVPTLDARWFLLSQVDGVTVTTADGRGVVYRKRDRQQAAALLKEALSLRKQLAAEFPALKARYRDAVPHLTSKETWERVFRYQA; encoded by the coding sequence GTGACCGCCAAGCACCTGCTCGCGGACGGTGTGGCCGATATCTCGCCGATTCTCGGAAAATCGCTTCTGCAGCGCGTACTGCTGCCGCGTTCGGGTGAACCGCTCGACGTGCGCACGCTGTACCTCGAAGAGGCGCTCACCAATGCCAAACGAGCGCATTCGCTGTCGCGGACCTCGGTCACGGTCGGTGCCGAATCCGAGGTGTCGTTCTGCACCTACTTCAATGCCTTCCCCGCGAGCTACTGGCGGCGCTACAGCATCCTGAAGTCCGTCGTGCTCCGTGTCGAGGTGTCCGGGCACTGCCGCATCGATGTCTACCGATCCAAGGCCGATGCCTCACGCATCCACGTCGAGGGCCGCGAGGCCGTGGACGGCGATGCAGCCCAAGAGTTTCTGATCGACCTCGGCCCGTTCGAGGACGGCGGCTGGATCTGGTTCGACATCACCTCCGATTCCGAGGTGGTTCTCGAGAGCGCGGGTTGGTACGCCCCGATCGAGGCTCCGGGTGACGCCACCGTCGCCGTCGGAATCCCCACGTTCAACCGCCCGACCGACGCCGTCAAAGCCCTTGTCGCCCTCGGCTCGGACCCGCTGGTTCTCGAGGTGATCCAGGCCGTGATCATGCCGGATCAGGGCACCCGCAAGGCGAAGGACGAGCCCGGTTTCGACGAGGCGGCAGCGGCGCTCGGCGGTCGCCTCGCCATCCACGACCAGGCCAACCTCGGCGGATCCGGTGGATACAGCCGCATCATGTACGAGGCGCTGAACAACACCGAGTGCCAGCACATCCTGTTCATGGACGACGACATCGAGATCGAACCCGACTCGATCCTGCGCGCGCTGGCCATGTCTCGGTTCGCCAAGGTCCCCACGCTCGTCGGCGGTCAGATGCTCAACCTGCAGGCGCGCAGTCACCTACACGTCATGGGCGAAGTGATCGATCGCAGCAACTTCATGTGGACCGGCGCACAGAACGTGGAGTACGACCACGATTTCTCCGAGGACCCGCTGCGCACCAGCAAGCTGCTGCACCGACGTATCGACGTCGACTACAACGGCTGGTGGATGTGCATGATCCCGCGGGTCGTCGCCGAGGAACTGGGGCAGCCGCTGCCGCTGTTCATCAAATGGGACGACACGGAATACGGCTTGCGCGCACGGGACGCCGGGTACCCGACGGTCACCCTGCCGGGTGCGGCGATCTGGCACATGGCGTGGAGCGACAAGGACGACGCGATCGACTGGCAGGCGTACTTCCACCTGCGCAATCGACTCGTCGTCGCCTCGCTGCACATGCCGGGGGACGGCAAGGGCCTGGTCCTCGACACCGTCAAGGCCACGATCAAGCACCTGCTGTGCCTCGAGTACTCGACGGTCGCCATTCAGAACCTGGCGATCCGCGACTTCCTTGCCGGTCCCGAGCATATTCTCGACATCCTGCCCACCGCGCTGCCGACGGTGCACGCACTGCGCAAGGAATTTCCCGACGCGATCGTCGTCGGCAGTTCCACGGAGCTGCCGCTCGCGTCCGGTGAGGAAGTGGGAGCCGTCGGGCTGCCGACCAACCCGCTCGCCAAGATCAGCCGGTTGGCAAAGGGGTTGCTGCACAACGCAAAGCCTGCGCACACCCAGCATCACGATCGCCCGCAGCTCAACGTCCCGACTCTCGACGCGCGCTGGTTCCTGTTGTCTCAGGTCGACGGCGTCACCGTCACCACCGCCGACGGCCGGGGCGTCGTGTACCGCAAGCGGGATCGTCAGCAGGCCGCGGCGCTGCTCAAGGAAGCACTGTCGCTGCGCAAGCAGTTGGCAGCCGAATTCCCCGCCCTCAAGGCTCGGTACCGCGATGCCGTGCCGCACCTGACCAGTAAGGAAACGTGGGAACGTGTCTTTCGTTACCAGGCGTAA
- the zomB gene encoding flagellar motor control protein ZomB: MSLSTSPDQRDAREENSARASITRPVFWIGTVVTGALFLWGAWERRWIADDGLIVLRTVRNLLAGNGPVFNAGERVETNTSTIWTYLVYAGSWLSEGRLEYVVLTIALVLSTAAVVLAMMGTFALRGRTASQTLFLPAGVLVYIAVPPARDFATSGLETCLVIFWLAMLWLLMVRWGQRRSGGVELLLLAFFAGLGPLVRPELSIVAVLALAMIFLAPQSWLSRLRVFAFAGAVPVLYQIWRMGYYGLPYPNTAVSKDAGGAKWSQGFEYLSNLVGPYLLWLPLVLLVVGAALSASRVRLSLPRTVGGWLAALRTPTAVVVFVLISGLLLALYAIRVGGDFMHGRTLLPALFTLLLPISVLPVALPKRWSADRATAVFVADLFVWGGIVVWAVAAANTTGMPQGSIVGRSGIVDERAFYSLNTGHAHPILASDYLDYPRMRGMVEAIEDTPDGGLLLPSAQFTYWDVVPPPLPIPEGGFGHTVFFLNLGMTSMNVGLDVRVIDQMGLAYPLASHTERLENGRIGHDKNLYPDWVVADLGLVAVYPYLPWYMDEDWVTEAQVALTCPDTQELLTSYRAPLTKDLFVRNFKRSLFYAGYRFDRVPKYEIQRCDLPAPILKADN, from the coding sequence GTGTCGCTGTCTACCTCGCCTGACCAGCGAGACGCGCGAGAAGAGAACTCCGCTCGGGCATCGATCACCAGGCCCGTCTTCTGGATCGGGACCGTGGTCACCGGGGCGTTGTTCCTCTGGGGTGCGTGGGAGCGCCGCTGGATCGCCGACGACGGCCTGATCGTTCTGCGTACCGTCCGCAACCTGCTGGCAGGCAACGGACCGGTGTTCAACGCGGGCGAACGCGTGGAAACCAACACCAGCACCATCTGGACCTACCTCGTCTACGCGGGCAGTTGGCTCAGCGAGGGCCGGCTCGAGTACGTCGTGCTGACGATCGCACTGGTTCTGTCCACGGCGGCCGTCGTTCTCGCGATGATGGGCACGTTCGCGCTACGTGGTCGCACCGCGTCGCAGACTCTGTTCCTGCCCGCCGGTGTACTGGTCTACATCGCGGTTCCGCCCGCCCGGGACTTCGCGACATCCGGGCTCGAGACCTGCCTGGTCATCTTCTGGCTGGCTATGCTGTGGCTGCTGATGGTCCGCTGGGGCCAGCGCCGCTCCGGTGGCGTCGAGCTACTGCTGCTGGCCTTCTTCGCCGGGCTCGGCCCGCTGGTGCGTCCGGAACTGTCCATCGTGGCGGTGCTGGCGCTGGCGATGATCTTCCTGGCCCCGCAGAGCTGGCTGTCCAGGCTGCGAGTGTTCGCCTTCGCCGGAGCCGTGCCGGTGCTCTATCAGATCTGGCGCATGGGCTACTACGGCCTGCCGTACCCCAACACCGCGGTGTCGAAGGATGCCGGCGGAGCCAAGTGGTCGCAGGGGTTCGAGTACCTGTCCAACCTCGTGGGGCCGTACCTGCTGTGGCTGCCGCTCGTACTGCTGGTCGTCGGTGCTGCACTGTCGGCCTCGCGAGTGCGGTTGTCCCTGCCCCGCACCGTCGGCGGCTGGCTCGCAGCGCTGCGGACGCCGACCGCCGTGGTCGTCTTCGTGTTGATCAGTGGTCTACTGCTGGCTTTGTACGCCATCCGCGTCGGCGGCGATTTCATGCACGGTCGGACATTGTTGCCGGCATTGTTCACGCTTTTGTTGCCGATTTCGGTGCTGCCGGTTGCCCTCCCGAAACGCTGGTCTGCAGATCGCGCCACAGCGGTTTTCGTCGCCGATCTTTTCGTCTGGGGTGGCATCGTGGTTTGGGCCGTCGCGGCTGCCAATACGACGGGTATGCCGCAGGGCTCGATCGTCGGCCGAAGCGGCATCGTCGACGAGCGGGCGTTCTACTCGCTCAACACCGGGCACGCCCATCCGATCCTGGCCTCGGACTACCTCGACTACCCGCGCATGCGGGGAATGGTCGAGGCGATCGAGGACACTCCCGACGGCGGGTTGCTGTTGCCGTCGGCTCAGTTCACGTATTGGGATGTCGTGCCACCACCGCTCCCCATCCCCGAGGGTGGGTTCGGTCACACCGTCTTCTTCCTCAACCTCGGAATGACCAGCATGAACGTCGGTCTCGACGTGCGGGTCATCGACCAGATGGGGCTGGCATACCCGTTGGCGTCACACACCGAGCGGCTCGAGAACGGCCGGATCGGACACGACAAGAACCTGTATCCGGACTGGGTGGTGGCCGATCTCGGACTCGTCGCCGTCTATCCCTACCTGCCCTGGTACATGGACGAGGACTGGGTCACCGAGGCTCAGGTGGCACTGACCTGCCCCGACACCCAGGAGCTGCTCACCTCGTATCGGGCCCCGTTGACGAAGGATTTGTTCGTCCGGAATTTCAAGCGCTCGCTGTTCTACGCCGGATATCGGTTCGATCGAGTGCCGAAGTACGAAATACAACGATGTGATCTTCCGGCCCCGATATTGAAGGCGGACAATTAG
- a CDS encoding alpha/beta hydrolase family protein, producing MRFAGLSRTPKASSRWRQRLLGVGAAALVLPLAAGVVGGAVAVAAPAPVAHQAPAGGREDLIVPSEMGPIKVQVQWAARGGNAALYLLDGLRARDDRNAWTFETNAQDQFANDNVTLVMPVGGQSSFYSDWYTSSNFNGQEVTYKWETFLTEELPAFLENYGVSRSNNGVLGLSMGGSAALTLAAYHRDQFKFAGSLSGYLNISAPGMREAIRVAMLDAGRFNVDSMWGPPWNPAWLRNDPFVFAPRLEGLSLYISAASGLPGEFDRPAAPIDFYNTANGMALEALSLANTRAFQIRMNTLGIPATYSFPSNGIHAWPYWGAELWKARGQILDALNA from the coding sequence ATGCGATTTGCCGGCCTCAGCAGAACACCGAAGGCGTCTTCACGCTGGCGTCAGCGCCTGCTCGGCGTCGGTGCTGCAGCGCTCGTACTTCCCCTCGCAGCCGGTGTCGTCGGTGGAGCAGTCGCTGTTGCAGCGCCCGCTCCCGTCGCGCATCAGGCCCCTGCCGGTGGCCGTGAAGACCTGATCGTCCCGTCCGAGATGGGCCCCATCAAGGTCCAGGTCCAGTGGGCGGCCCGCGGCGGAAACGCTGCGCTGTACCTGCTCGACGGACTGCGCGCACGCGACGATCGCAACGCCTGGACGTTCGAGACCAACGCGCAGGATCAGTTCGCCAACGACAACGTGACCCTGGTCATGCCCGTCGGCGGTCAGTCGAGCTTCTACAGCGACTGGTACACCTCGTCGAACTTCAACGGCCAGGAAGTCACCTACAAGTGGGAGACGTTCCTGACCGAGGAGCTGCCCGCGTTCCTCGAGAACTACGGCGTCTCGCGTAGCAACAACGGTGTTCTCGGACTGTCGATGGGTGGTTCGGCAGCTCTGACGCTCGCCGCGTACCACCGCGATCAGTTCAAGTTCGCCGGTTCGCTCTCGGGCTACCTCAACATCTCGGCGCCCGGCATGCGTGAGGCCATCCGCGTCGCGATGCTCGACGCAGGTCGCTTCAACGTCGACTCCATGTGGGGACCGCCCTGGAACCCGGCGTGGCTGCGCAACGACCCGTTCGTCTTCGCGCCGCGCCTCGAGGGCCTGTCCCTGTACATCTCGGCAGCCAGCGGTCTGCCCGGCGAGTTCGATCGTCCGGCCGCGCCGATCGATTTCTACAACACGGCCAACGGCATGGCGCTTGAGGCACTCTCGCTCGCCAACACCCGTGCATTCCAGATCCGGATGAACACTCTGGGCATCCCGGCCACCTACAGCTTCCCGTCCAACGGCATCCACGCATGGCCGTACTGGGGAGCCGAGCTGTGGAAGGCTCGCGGCCAGATCCTGGACGCGCTCAACGCCTGA
- a CDS encoding phosphatase PAP2 family protein — MSFVTRRKGQTEAPTEVRILEKVQSTVGSAPGAITVARGMSHFGEHALGWVAIAGIGAALDKPRRRQWASVAVGAVGSHAASIVIKRIVRRPRPHDPAVRINVSTPSKLSFPSSHATSTTAAAVLLGRVTGLPLPAVLVPPMLLSRLVLGVHYPTDVLAGSALGALTAAAVVKFEGDK, encoded by the coding sequence GTGTCTTTCGTTACCAGGCGTAAGGGACAGACCGAGGCTCCGACGGAAGTCCGGATCCTCGAGAAGGTGCAGAGCACCGTCGGCAGTGCCCCCGGCGCGATCACCGTCGCCCGCGGCATGTCGCACTTCGGCGAACACGCACTCGGCTGGGTCGCGATCGCCGGTATCGGAGCTGCACTGGACAAGCCGCGTCGGCGTCAGTGGGCCTCGGTGGCCGTCGGGGCAGTCGGTTCCCACGCCGCGTCGATCGTCATCAAGCGCATCGTGCGCCGGCCGCGGCCCCACGACCCGGCCGTGCGCATCAACGTCTCGACACCCAGCAAACTGAGCTTCCCGTCCTCGCATGCGACATCCACCACAGCCGCCGCGGTTCTCCTCGGCCGGGTGACCGGGCTACCGTTACCGGCGGTCCTCGTCCCACCCATGCTGCTCTCGCGCTTGGTGCTCGGAGTCCACTACCCCACCGATGTGCTGGCCGGATCGGCACTCGGCGCGTTGACGGCTGCGGCCGTCGTGAAGTTCGAAGGAGACAAATGA